A portion of the Novosphingobium sp. KA1 genome contains these proteins:
- a CDS encoding SPFH domain-containing protein, translating into MGYLDSEQDSTRRLRGLGRALRSLVGRGGLVVGVIAAGLVVSSSVARVQPGNVGIRVNNIAGGVSPDALGVGWYLAPPGTHIYEYPVFTRTYTWTGNATEQSPTDESFNFQDKNGLSLKADVAVSYHIDPSKAPILFQRYRTDMDQIIAGPMRNAIRNAIVERAAQLGVEQIYGDHKAELIQTAQRRVQAFFSPVGLEVEQVYWAGNIGVPDRVLEQINAKIANEQAALAAQANVATARADAEARIAKAEGDAKAIQVEAEAIRTNPEIVRMRAVEKWDGKLPTYSGSGPVPFLGVQ; encoded by the coding sequence ATGGGTTATCTCGACAGCGAACAGGACAGCACGCGCCGCCTGAGGGGGCTGGGGCGCGCCTTGCGCAGCCTGGTCGGGCGCGGCGGCCTGGTGGTCGGCGTGATCGCGGCGGGGCTGGTGGTGTCGTCCAGCGTGGCGCGGGTGCAACCGGGCAACGTCGGCATCCGCGTCAACAACATAGCGGGCGGGGTTTCGCCCGATGCGCTGGGCGTGGGCTGGTACCTCGCGCCTCCCGGCACGCATATCTACGAGTATCCGGTGTTCACGCGGACTTATACCTGGACGGGCAATGCCACCGAGCAGAGCCCGACCGACGAGAGCTTCAATTTCCAGGACAAGAACGGGCTCTCGCTCAAGGCCGACGTGGCGGTGAGCTATCATATCGATCCGAGCAAGGCGCCGATCCTGTTCCAGCGCTACCGCACCGACATGGACCAGATCATTGCCGGGCCGATGCGCAACGCGATTCGCAATGCCATCGTCGAGCGCGCGGCGCAGCTGGGCGTCGAGCAGATCTACGGCGACCACAAGGCGGAGCTGATCCAGACCGCGCAGCGCCGGGTCCAGGCGTTCTTCTCGCCGGTGGGGCTCGAGGTCGAGCAGGTTTACTGGGCGGGCAACATCGGCGTGCCCGACCGGGTGCTCGAGCAGATCAACGCCAAGATCGCCAACGAACAGGCCGCGCTCGCCGCGCAGGCCAATGTCGCCACGGCCAGGGCCGATGCCGAAGCGCGGATCGCCAAGGCCGAAGGCGATGCAAAAGCGATCCAGGTCGAGGCCGAGGCGATCCGCACCAATCCGGAGATCGTGCGGATGCGCGCGGTGGAGAAGTGGGACGGCAAGCTGCCGACCTACAGCGGATCGGGCCCGGTACCGTTCCTGGGCGTGCAGTAA
- the mnmA gene encoding tRNA 2-thiouridine(34) synthase MnmA → MTALSDLAGLVAGLDPADLFQLPAPVNLRRIVVAMSGGVDSSVVAALAAATGAETIGVTLQLYDYGAATGRKGACCAGDDIRDARAVADSLGIAHYVFDHESQFREDVVERFADDYMAGRTPIPCIRCNMGPKFTDLLTMARDLGADCLATGHYVRRVMGPAGAELHRAADPARDQSYFLYGTTEAQLDFLRFPLGGLPKTETRRLAEAAGLRNAAKPDSQDICFVPDGDYAKVVTKVRPEGNAPGPIVHALTGEELGTHRGIIHYTVGQRRGIEIGGQPEPLYVTRIEAEGRRVVVGPRRLLGVAAARITETNRIGPLPEAPLTAKVRSLAKPVAITLDGPLGEGADTTIRFHDTEYGVAPGQAAVIYAGDRVVGGGWIEGTTPVESPEHVAA, encoded by the coding sequence ATGACCGCCCTTTCCGATCTTGCCGGACTGGTGGCCGGCCTCGACCCCGCCGACCTGTTCCAGCTCCCCGCGCCCGTTAACCTTCGGCGTATCGTCGTCGCCATGTCCGGCGGCGTCGACAGTTCCGTCGTCGCCGCGCTGGCCGCCGCCACCGGCGCCGAGACCATCGGCGTCACCCTCCAGCTCTACGACTATGGCGCCGCCACCGGCCGCAAGGGCGCCTGCTGCGCCGGCGACGACATCCGCGATGCCCGCGCCGTCGCCGACAGCCTCGGCATCGCCCATTACGTCTTCGACCACGAGAGCCAGTTCCGCGAGGACGTGGTCGAGCGGTTTGCCGACGACTACATGGCCGGCCGCACGCCGATCCCCTGCATCCGCTGCAACATGGGGCCCAAGTTCACCGACCTGCTGACGATGGCGCGCGACCTCGGCGCCGACTGCCTTGCCACCGGCCACTACGTGCGCCGCGTGATGGGTCCGGCCGGGGCGGAACTGCACCGCGCCGCCGATCCGGCGCGCGACCAGAGCTATTTCCTCTACGGCACCACCGAGGCCCAGCTCGATTTCCTGCGCTTCCCGCTGGGCGGCCTGCCCAAGACCGAGACGCGCCGGCTGGCCGAAGCCGCCGGCCTGCGCAACGCCGCCAAGCCCGACAGCCAGGACATCTGCTTCGTGCCGGACGGCGATTATGCCAAGGTCGTCACCAAGGTCCGCCCCGAAGGCAATGCCCCGGGCCCGATCGTCCATGCCCTGACCGGCGAGGAACTGGGCACTCACCGCGGCATCATCCACTACACCGTCGGCCAGCGCCGCGGCATCGAGATCGGCGGTCAGCCGGAGCCGCTCTACGTCACCCGGATCGAGGCCGAAGGCCGCCGCGTCGTGGTCGGCCCGCGCCGCCTGCTGGGCGTTGCCGCCGCCCGCATCACCGAGACCAACCGCATCGGCCCGCTGCCCGAAGCGCCGCTGACCGCCAAGGTCCGCTCGCTGGCCAAGCCGGTAGCGATCACGCTCGACGGGCCGCTGGGCGAAGGCGCGGACACGACGATCCGCTTCCACGATACCGAATACGGCGTTGCCCCCGGACAGGCGGCGGTGATCTATGCGGGCGACCGCGTGGTCGGCGGCGGCTGGATCGAGGGCACCACCCCGGTGGAGAGCCCCGAGCACGTGGCCGCCTGA
- a CDS encoding DUF1153 domain-containing protein: MIENQKIRPAQVIGPLGEPLTLDSLPPPNTTRWVVRRKAEVVAAVNGGLLTIDEVCERYKLTLEEFASWQRAVDRSGMQGLRVTRIQHYRDLYERQQKY; the protein is encoded by the coding sequence ATGATCGAGAACCAGAAGATACGTCCCGCGCAGGTGATCGGGCCGCTTGGAGAGCCGCTGACGCTCGACTCGCTGCCGCCGCCGAACACCACGCGCTGGGTAGTGCGCCGCAAGGCGGAAGTCGTCGCGGCCGTCAACGGCGGGCTGCTCACGATCGATGAAGTGTGCGAACGCTACAAGCTTACCCTCGAGGAGTTCGCTTCCTGGCAGCGCGCGGTCGACCGGTCGGGCATGCAGGGGCTGCGCGTCACGCGCATTCAGCACTACCGCGATCTTTACGAGCGTCAGCAGAAGTACTGA
- a CDS encoding efflux RND transporter periplasmic adaptor subunit — MNYDSRIDSGENAQVAMSDSRLEAGPPTGDAEQERPSRKWLWIIVAAAVAVIGIWFAVHKGGEAESPKDADAQTPAVTVVVPGRVPVQGEISVTGSLAARRDMPVGSVGEGGQVRSVLVEPGDWVRQGQVLAVVDRSVQTQQQAGQSAQISVAQADARLAQANLDRALKLVDRGFISAADIDRLTATRDSANAQVRVARAQLGQLQAQAARLNIVAPAAGLVLERNVEQGQVVGGGSAVLFRLAKEGEMELLAQLSEDDLSRIGVGAEARVTPVGSKDTFIGHVWQVSPVIDPNNRQGVARILLAYNPALRPGGFASAVIGSGAVDAPLLPESAIQNDDKGSFVYVVDARNVVHRQPVQTGIVTPRGIVVKSGLQGSEKVVLRAGGFLNDGDKVKPQLVSAAKAD; from the coding sequence ATGAATTACGACAGCAGAATTGATTCCGGGGAGAACGCGCAGGTGGCCATGTCCGACAGCAGGTTGGAGGCAGGGCCGCCGACGGGCGATGCCGAACAGGAGCGTCCCTCGCGCAAGTGGCTCTGGATCATCGTTGCCGCCGCCGTGGCGGTGATCGGCATCTGGTTCGCGGTGCACAAGGGTGGCGAGGCCGAAAGCCCCAAGGATGCCGACGCGCAGACCCCGGCGGTGACCGTGGTGGTGCCCGGGCGGGTGCCGGTGCAGGGCGAGATTTCCGTCACCGGCTCGCTGGCGGCGCGCCGCGACATGCCGGTCGGTTCGGTCGGCGAGGGCGGGCAGGTCCGCTCGGTCCTGGTCGAGCCGGGTGACTGGGTCCGTCAGGGCCAGGTTCTCGCGGTGGTCGACCGTTCGGTGCAGACCCAGCAGCAGGCCGGGCAGTCCGCGCAGATCTCGGTGGCCCAGGCCGATGCCCGTCTCGCCCAGGCCAACCTCGACCGCGCGCTCAAGCTGGTCGATCGCGGCTTCATCTCGGCTGCGGACATCGACCGGCTGACCGCGACGCGCGATTCCGCCAATGCGCAAGTGCGTGTCGCCCGCGCGCAGCTCGGCCAGCTTCAGGCGCAGGCAGCGCGGCTCAACATCGTCGCCCCCGCGGCCGGTCTCGTGCTCGAACGCAACGTCGAGCAGGGCCAGGTGGTTGGTGGCGGCAGCGCGGTGCTGTTCCGCCTCGCCAAGGAAGGCGAGATGGAACTGCTCGCCCAGCTCAGCGAGGATGACCTGTCGCGCATCGGCGTCGGCGCCGAAGCGCGGGTGACGCCGGTCGGCTCGAAGGATACCTTTATCGGCCATGTCTGGCAGGTCTCGCCGGTGATCGACCCGAACAACCGCCAGGGCGTCGCGCGCATCCTGCTTGCCTACAATCCGGCCCTGCGCCCCGGCGGCTTTGCCAGCGCGGTCATCGGCAGCGGCGCGGTGGATGCGCCCCTGCTTCCGGAATCGGCGATCCAGAACGACGACAAGGGCTCGTTCGTCTATGTCGTCGATGCCAGGAACGTGGTGCACCGCCAGCCGGTGCAGACCGGCATCGTCACGCCCAGGGGGATCGTCGTGAAGTCGGGCCTGCAGGGCAGCGAGAAGGTCGTGCTGCGCGCCGGCGGGTTCCTCAACGACGGCGACAAGGTCAAGCCCCAGCTTGTCTCTGCCGCCAAGGCCGATTGA
- a CDS encoding efflux RND transporter permease subunit — protein MSLRNVSAWSIRNPIIPIVFFIAVMIAGVVAFMRMDVNNMPDIQFPGVRVSISQPGAAPTEIETQITQIVEGAVRSVPGVEEIQSTASEGNSLTVVLFSIGTDPDVATNQIKNAVDQVRGQLPQGILEPVVTKLEANETELAYFSVSADDMTMEQLSWFVDDTIAKRLLAIEGMASVERNGGVDREMRVVVDPQRMVALGVTASDVNTVLRQVNTDAAGGQAEIAGSRQSVRVLGNARNAYALSQTRINLGSGRQIKLADIAHVYDGYSEPTRIARLNGREVVTFGFSRSLGASDLTVYNEAMKAIDKIKKDNPGIHITRLFSDVDYTKGQYTSSMEALVEGAVLAIIIVFFFLRDWRATLVSAIAIPLSAIPTFWFMDMLGFTLNFLSLLALSLVAGVLVDDAIVEIENIVRHMRMGKSAYQASIDAADEIGLAVVATTFSIVAVFLPVGLMPGISGQFFKPFGFTVVVAVLMSLAVARLITPMVAAYFLKAHGHAEHGGGKAMDFYMKVLAWTLDSREAHRRKAALVRQPLRWWYPVCAALAFVALLAAGGGLATLVFLGVQKGLGALGLKGAAFVLAAVAAPLGIPVAIYVLGFVLRWLAWFVGAFGRWYRYFTDRVIARMHDHRFYAFCMGIYALVVTFALLAGLPQQFNPNTNNDTSRVNIELVPGTTIEDTAKVAHRVTRLLEGQSEVKHILEASREARATLYIALKPADEREASSIEFERRMAPVLQAFPDARVSFATQSGGFGSGRDISVMLSGSDSVLLNKTAQTLVEQMRTIPGVVAPRIAADLQRPELVIVPRTDLAAQLGVTTAALSQTIRIATLGEIDQNAAKFSLSDRQVPIRVILDRADRRDFSTIENLPVTTASGGSVPLKRVAEIRFGAGPTQIQRYNQSRRIFVGADLGEGQVKGPIMEKIQNLPIMKNLPLGVSNAPVGEDKWQGEMIMNFIIAVISGIMLVFAVLVLLYKRFVSPLVNMASLLLAPLGGLLALAAVGQPISMPVYIGILMLLGIVAKNSILLIDFAIEEMEKGVDKLAAIMDAGHKRAQPIIMTTVAMTAGMIPTALSLSGDGAFRAPMGLVVIGGLVLSTMLTLVIVPAAFSLADGFEKRIGPWLRRKLLTFEPHHAHAAGHGLDHGHDPLPQPIAAE, from the coding sequence ATGAGCCTTCGCAATGTCTCGGCCTGGTCGATCCGCAATCCGATCATTCCCATCGTCTTTTTCATCGCCGTGATGATCGCGGGCGTCGTTGCGTTCATGCGCATGGACGTCAACAACATGCCCGACATCCAGTTCCCGGGCGTGCGGGTCAGCATCTCGCAGCCGGGCGCGGCCCCGACCGAGATCGAGACGCAGATCACCCAGATCGTCGAAGGGGCGGTGCGCTCGGTCCCGGGGGTGGAGGAGATCCAGTCCACCGCCTCGGAAGGCAATTCGCTGACCGTGGTGCTGTTCTCGATCGGCACCGATCCCGACGTCGCCACCAACCAGATCAAGAACGCGGTGGACCAGGTGCGCGGCCAGTTGCCGCAAGGCATCCTCGAACCGGTCGTGACCAAGCTCGAGGCCAACGAGACCGAACTCGCCTACTTCTCGGTCAGCGCCGACGACATGACCATGGAGCAGCTCTCCTGGTTCGTCGACGATACCATCGCCAAGCGCCTGCTGGCGATCGAGGGCATGGCCTCGGTCGAGCGTAACGGCGGCGTCGACCGCGAGATGCGTGTCGTCGTCGATCCGCAGCGCATGGTCGCGCTCGGCGTCACCGCCAGCGACGTCAACACCGTGCTGCGCCAGGTCAACACCGATGCCGCGGGCGGCCAGGCGGAGATCGCCGGTTCGCGCCAGTCGGTCCGCGTGCTCGGCAATGCGCGCAATGCCTATGCGCTGTCGCAGACCCGCATCAACCTGGGCAGCGGCCGCCAGATCAAGCTTGCCGATATCGCGCACGTCTACGACGGCTATTCCGAACCCACGCGCATTGCCCGCCTGAACGGGCGCGAGGTGGTGACCTTCGGGTTCAGCCGCTCGCTCGGCGCCTCGGACCTCACCGTCTACAACGAGGCGATGAAGGCGATCGACAAGATCAAGAAGGACAACCCGGGCATCCACATCACCCGGCTGTTCTCCGACGTCGACTATACCAAGGGCCAGTACACCAGTTCGATGGAGGCGCTGGTCGAGGGCGCGGTGCTGGCGATCATCATCGTCTTCTTCTTCCTGCGCGACTGGCGGGCGACGCTGGTTTCGGCGATCGCGATCCCGCTTTCGGCGATCCCGACGTTCTGGTTCATGGACATGCTCGGCTTCACGCTGAACTTCCTCTCGCTGCTGGCGCTGAGCCTGGTGGCAGGGGTGCTGGTCGATGACGCGATCGTCGAGATCGAGAACATCGTGCGCCACATGCGCATGGGCAAGTCGGCCTACCAGGCCTCGATTGACGCCGCCGACGAGATCGGGCTGGCGGTTGTCGCCACCACGTTCTCGATCGTCGCGGTGTTCCTGCCGGTGGGCCTGATGCCGGGCATCTCGGGCCAGTTCTTCAAGCCCTTCGGCTTCACCGTGGTGGTGGCCGTGCTGATGAGCCTTGCCGTCGCGCGTCTCATCACGCCGATGGTCGCGGCCTACTTCCTCAAGGCGCACGGCCATGCCGAGCATGGCGGCGGCAAGGCCATGGACTTCTACATGAAGGTCCTCGCCTGGACGCTCGACAGCCGCGAGGCGCATCGCCGCAAGGCCGCTCTGGTGCGCCAGCCGCTGCGCTGGTGGTATCCGGTCTGCGCCGCGCTTGCCTTTGTCGCCCTGCTGGCGGCCGGCGGCGGACTGGCGACGCTGGTCTTCCTCGGCGTGCAGAAGGGGCTGGGGGCGCTTGGTCTCAAGGGTGCGGCCTTTGTGCTGGCCGCGGTGGCCGCGCCGCTGGGCATTCCCGTGGCGATCTATGTCCTCGGCTTCGTGCTGCGCTGGCTGGCGTGGTTCGTGGGCGCTTTCGGCCGCTGGTATCGCTATTTCACCGACCGCGTGATCGCCCGCATGCACGATCACCGCTTCTATGCCTTCTGCATGGGCATCTATGCGCTGGTCGTCACGTTCGCGCTGCTTGCGGGGCTGCCGCAGCAGTTCAATCCGAACACCAACAACGATACCAGCCGCGTCAACATCGAGCTGGTCCCCGGCACCACGATCGAGGATACCGCCAAGGTCGCGCACCGCGTGACGCGGCTGCTCGAAGGCCAGAGCGAGGTGAAGCACATCCTCGAGGCGTCGCGCGAGGCAAGGGCAACGCTTTACATCGCGCTCAAGCCCGCCGACGAGCGCGAGGCCAGCAGCATCGAGTTCGAGCGCCGCATGGCGCCGGTGCTCCAGGCCTTCCCCGACGCCCGCGTGAGCTTTGCCACCCAGTCGGGCGGCTTCGGCAGCGGACGCGACATCTCGGTCATGCTTTCGGGCAGCGATTCGGTGCTGCTCAACAAGACCGCGCAGACGCTCGTGGAGCAGATGCGCACGATCCCCGGCGTTGTCGCCCCGCGCATCGCCGCCGACCTCCAGCGTCCGGAACTGGTGATCGTGCCGCGTACCGACCTTGCGGCCCAGCTTGGCGTCACCACTGCCGCGCTCAGCCAGACGATCCGGATCGCCACGCTGGGCGAGATCGACCAGAATGCGGCCAAGTTCTCGCTCTCGGACCGCCAGGTGCCGATCCGCGTGATCCTCGACCGTGCCGATCGCCGTGACTTCTCGACGATCGAGAACCTGCCGGTGACAACCGCCAGCGGCGGCTCGGTGCCGCTCAAGCGGGTCGCCGAAATCCGCTTCGGCGCCGGGCCGACGCAGATCCAGCGCTACAACCAGTCGCGCCGCATCTTCGTGGGTGCCGACCTTGGCGAAGGCCAGGTCAAGGGCCCGATCATGGAGAAGATCCAGAACCTGCCGATCATGAAGAACCTGCCGCTGGGCGTCTCGAACGCGCCGGTGGGCGAGGACAAGTGGCAGGGCGAGATGATCATGAACTTCATCATCGCGGTGATCAGCGGCATCATGCTGGTCTTTGCGGTGCTGGTGCTGCTCTACAAGCGGTTTGTCTCGCCGCTGGTGAACATGGCCTCGCTCCTGCTGGCGCCGCTGGGCGGCCTGCTGGCGCTGGCGGCGGTGGGGCAGCCGATCTCGATGCCGGTCTACATCGGCATCCTGATGCTGCTCGGCATCGTTGCCAAGAACTCGATCCTGCTGATCGACTTTGCCATCGAGGAGATGGAGAAGGGGGTCGACAAGCTCGCGGCGATCATGGACGCCGGGCACAAGCGTGCGCAGCCGATCATCATGACCACCGTGGCGATGACCGCCGGCATGATCCCGACCGCGCTCTCGCTTTCGGGCGACGGGGCGTTCCGCGCGCCGATGGGACTGGTGGTGATCGGCGGCCTGGTGCTCTCGACGATGTTGACGCTGGTCATCGTGCCGGCGGCCTTCAGTCTGGCCGATGGTTTCGAAAAGCGGATCGGGCCGTGGCTGCGGCGCAAGCTGCTGACCTTCGAGCCCCACCACGCGCACGCGGCCGGGCACGGACTGGACCATGGCCACGATCCCTTGCCGCAGCCGATCGCTGCCGAATGA
- a CDS encoding DUF445 domain-containing protein gives MRLFATGLLLFMAAAFVVLKRLLMDHPEWGGPLGYAISFTEAAMVGGLADWFAVTALFRHPLGLPIPHTAIIPENKDRIADSMAAFLRDNFLTPQVVARRLNGFNIAASLGGFLADPRREEQSRIRAGAAQLVGDVLESLDPEEMGGMVKAGLRRQIEKIDAAPLLGQMLENAIAEGRHLPVLESVLRKIGEAIEANEPMIREMIHQRANTIMRWTGLDERLANGVLDGAYRLLAEVIVQPDHPLRAKVDEALVKLAQDLRHNPEMQARVERIKTDLLENPAMGAWIDGMWERARAGLLKAVRNPDKALSGALGESLSQLGEALGEDRKLQYMVNRFARRTLVGVASRYGSEIVRLVSETVKRWDARTVTDRIEGAVGRDLQFIRINGTLVGGLFGLCIHGAEQLL, from the coding sequence ATGCGCCTGTTCGCGACGGGGCTGCTGCTGTTCATGGCGGCGGCCTTTGTCGTGCTGAAGCGGCTGCTGATGGACCACCCCGAATGGGGCGGGCCATTGGGCTATGCGATTTCGTTCACCGAGGCGGCGATGGTCGGCGGGCTGGCGGACTGGTTCGCGGTCACGGCGCTGTTCCGCCATCCGCTGGGCCTGCCGATCCCGCACACCGCCATCATCCCCGAGAACAAGGACCGTATCGCCGATTCGATGGCGGCGTTCCTGCGCGACAATTTCCTGACGCCGCAAGTCGTCGCCCGCCGGCTCAACGGGTTCAACATCGCCGCCAGCCTGGGCGGCTTCCTCGCCGACCCGCGCCGCGAGGAGCAGTCGCGCATCCGCGCCGGGGCGGCGCAACTCGTGGGCGACGTGCTCGAATCGCTCGATCCCGAGGAAATGGGCGGCATGGTGAAAGCCGGGCTGCGCCGCCAGATCGAGAAGATCGACGCGGCGCCGCTGCTGGGCCAGATGCTGGAGAACGCGATTGCCGAAGGGCGGCACCTGCCGGTCCTCGAAAGCGTGCTGCGCAAGATCGGCGAGGCCATCGAGGCCAACGAGCCGATGATCCGCGAGATGATCCACCAGCGCGCCAACACCATCATGCGCTGGACGGGTCTGGACGAGCGGTTGGCCAACGGCGTGCTCGACGGGGCCTACCGGCTGCTGGCCGAAGTGATCGTCCAGCCCGACCATCCGCTGCGCGCCAAAGTGGACGAGGCGCTGGTGAAACTCGCGCAGGACCTCAGGCACAATCCGGAGATGCAGGCGCGGGTCGAGCGCATCAAGACCGACCTCCTTGAAAACCCGGCGATGGGCGCGTGGATCGACGGCATGTGGGAACGCGCCCGGGCCGGACTGCTCAAGGCCGTGCGCAATCCCGACAAGGCGCTCTCGGGCGCGCTGGGCGAGAGTCTTTCGCAGCTGGGAGAGGCCCTTGGCGAGGATCGCAAGCTGCAATACATGGTCAACCGCTTCGCGCGCCGCACCCTGGTCGGCGTCGCCTCGCGTTATGGGAGTGAGATCGTGCGGCTGGTGTCGGAAACCGTGAAGCGCTGGGATGCCCGCACCGTGACCGATCGCATCGAAGGCGCGGTGGGCCGCGACCTCCAGTTCATCCGCATCAACGGCACTCTGGTCGGCGGCCTGTTCGGCCTGTGCATCCACGGCGCGGAGCAATTGCTGTGA
- a CDS encoding GNAT family N-acetyltransferase, whose protein sequence is MTQGPFLKTARFELWKPAADDLEGLCKLLAHEDMRRFLGPASPDPMDQFNRLGRNAGSWALYGYGTFYVRRPGERDLIANCGVFHSWRGFGKGMDDTPEAGWIVRQDCWGQGLAQEVMRAAIAWFDEAHGPRRIACMIEDGNVASERVAAGLGFVSYGRHEPEDGRGAAINLYERLVRKA, encoded by the coding sequence GTGACGCAGGGCCCCTTTCTCAAGACCGCGCGTTTCGAACTGTGGAAGCCGGCTGCGGACGATCTGGAGGGGCTTTGCAAGCTGCTCGCCCACGAGGACATGCGCCGCTTCCTGGGCCCCGCCAGCCCCGATCCGATGGACCAGTTCAACCGGCTCGGCCGCAACGCCGGCAGCTGGGCGCTCTATGGCTACGGCACTTTCTATGTACGCCGTCCCGGCGAGCGTGACCTCATCGCCAACTGCGGCGTGTTCCATAGCTGGCGCGGCTTCGGCAAGGGCATGGACGATACGCCCGAGGCGGGCTGGATCGTCCGTCAGGACTGCTGGGGCCAGGGGCTGGCGCAGGAAGTCATGCGTGCCGCGATTGCATGGTTCGACGAGGCCCACGGCCCGCGCCGCATTGCCTGCATGATCGAGGACGGCAACGTGGCCTCTGAACGCGTCGCGGCAGGCCTGGGCTTCGTTTCCTATGGCCGCCACGAGCCGGAAGACGGACGGGGCGCTGCGATCAATCTCTACGAGCGGCTGGTCCGCAAGGCCTGA
- a CDS encoding energy transducer TonB has product MKPIRHALALAGVLAQLAWPAAPAVAAATIATETELEPASPWSIDTADNSCRLRRMFGTSQAPVLLQLSAAYPGTSFEFRLYGAPVKQLLPDDDATDGLLVDFGIGDPTRVRGLAGSSNATAGLLVFATKLPTLGDSYEVRDFDPAFLEQSSRMAFASADHRITLNTGNPADALAAMSECTTALVARWGLDPKTQASLSRPAAPNDKASFTRRILSIQYPVAQARAGKGGRVDVLVLLDSNGSVTKCMVPNAIGHSDFGETTCAAIMKVPFAPALDKDGTPVPSFYGISVLFLIG; this is encoded by the coding sequence ATGAAACCGATCCGGCATGCTCTTGCCCTGGCTGGCGTGCTCGCGCAGCTGGCCTGGCCCGCCGCACCGGCCGTGGCCGCAGCCACGATAGCGACTGAAACCGAGCTCGAGCCGGCTTCACCGTGGAGCATCGATACGGCCGACAATTCCTGCCGCCTGCGCCGTATGTTCGGCACCTCGCAGGCGCCCGTGCTGCTCCAACTGTCGGCTGCTTACCCCGGTACATCCTTCGAATTCCGCCTCTACGGCGCGCCGGTAAAGCAGCTTCTGCCCGACGACGACGCCACCGATGGGCTGCTGGTCGATTTCGGAATCGGCGATCCCACCAGGGTCAGGGGTCTGGCCGGGAGCAGCAATGCCACGGCCGGCCTGCTGGTCTTTGCGACAAAGCTGCCCACACTCGGCGATTCCTACGAAGTTCGCGACTTCGATCCGGCTTTCCTCGAACAGTCGTCCCGGATGGCCTTTGCGAGCGCGGATCATCGCATTACCCTGAACACCGGAAACCCTGCTGATGCATTGGCGGCCATGTCCGAATGCACCACCGCGCTGGTGGCCCGTTGGGGGCTGGACCCGAAAACCCAGGCCAGCCTGTCCAGACCGGCGGCCCCGAATGACAAGGCCAGCTTCACACGCAGGATTTTGTCGATCCAGTACCCCGTCGCCCAGGCCCGCGCCGGCAAGGGAGGGCGCGTCGATGTGCTCGTCTTGCTCGACAGCAACGGCTCCGTGACGAAGTGCATGGTGCCCAACGCGATCGGACATTCCGACTTTGGCGAAACGACGTGCGCGGCCATCATGAAAGTGCCGTTTGCACCGGCGCTGGACAAGGACGGAACGCCGGTCCCCTCCTTCTACGGTATCAGTGTGCTGTTCCTGATCGGATGA
- a CDS encoding electron transfer flavoprotein subunit alpha/FixB family protein, with protein sequence MKTLVWVEHDNASVKDATLHTVTAAAKLGEVHLLVAGSGCRAAAEAAAKIAGVAKVHLADNAAYEHALAENVAPLIVELMGHHDAFLAPATTTGKNVAPRVAALLDVMQLSDILSVEGEKTFTRPIYAGNAIATVETSDAKLVITVRGTAFDKAAAEGGSAAIEDVAGAGDAGLSSFVGAELAKSERPELTSAKVIVSGGRALKDSETFEQVIMPLADKLGAAVGASRAAVDAGYVPNDYQVGQTGKIVAPEVYIAVGISGAIQHLAGMKDSKTIIAINKDEDAPIFQVADVGLVADLFSAVPELTGKL encoded by the coding sequence ATGAAGACGCTCGTTTGGGTCGAACACGACAACGCGTCGGTCAAGGACGCAACGCTCCACACCGTCACCGCTGCCGCCAAGCTGGGTGAAGTCCACCTGCTGGTCGCGGGCTCGGGCTGCCGTGCCGCCGCCGAGGCTGCCGCGAAGATCGCCGGCGTCGCCAAGGTGCACCTGGCCGACAACGCCGCCTACGAACACGCGCTGGCCGAAAACGTCGCGCCGCTGATCGTGGAGCTGATGGGCCACCACGACGCGTTCCTGGCGCCCGCCACCACCACCGGCAAGAACGTCGCCCCGCGCGTCGCCGCGCTGCTCGACGTGATGCAGCTGTCGGACATCCTCTCGGTCGAGGGCGAGAAGACCTTCACCCGCCCGATCTACGCCGGCAATGCCATCGCCACCGTCGAAACGAGCGATGCCAAGCTGGTGATCACTGTGCGCGGCACCGCCTTCGACAAGGCCGCTGCCGAGGGTGGTTCGGCTGCCATCGAAGACGTCGCAGGTGCCGGTGACGCGGGCCTGTCCAGCTTTGTCGGTGCCGAACTCGCCAAGTCGGAACGCCCGGAACTGACCAGCGCCAAGGTGATCGTCTCGGGCGGCCGCGCGCTGAAGGATTCGGAAACCTTCGAACAGGTCATCATGCCGCTTGCCGACAAGCTCGGCGCCGCCGTCGGCGCCTCGCGCGCGGCGGTGGACGCGGGTTATGTGCCCAACGACTACCAGGTCGGCCAGACCGGCAAGATCGTCGCTCCCGAAGTCTACATCGCGGTGGGCATCTCGGGCGCGATCCAGCACCTTGCGGGCATGAAGGACTCCAAGACCATCATCGCCATCAACAAGGACGAGGACGCCCCGATCTTCCAGGTCGCCGACGTCGGCCTCGTGGCGGATCTGTTCAGCGCCGTGCCGGAGCTTACCGGCAAGCTCTGA